One genomic window of Struthio camelus isolate bStrCam1 chromosome 1, bStrCam1.hap1, whole genome shotgun sequence includes the following:
- the LOC104141529 gene encoding olfactory receptor 52K2-like: MSAPNQSNTSSLPFLLMGIPGLESLHIWISIPFCFMYIMTLLGNSTILLTVRLEESLHEPMYYFMSMLAAIDLVFSTAVVPKMLCVFWLDAREIAFEGCFIQMFFIHTFTAVESGVLLAMSFDRYIAICNPLRYTTILTSSRTMQVGLLSLARGVAVMIPLMCLLTSLPYCKTRVIPHSYCEHMAMVELACADPSVSNLYSIIVATLLVGSDSIFITFSYGMILRSVLRLPSREARLKAFSTCGSHVFIILLFYIGGLLSMYLQMFSLGLAPHTQVLVADFYLTVPPMLNPLIYGMKTKQIQERIIKLLEQLAGLRISPADNDRADTEKGKFS, translated from the coding sequence ATGTCAGCCCCCAACCAATCCAACACCAGctctttgccttttctcctgATGGGCATCCCTGGCCTGGAAAGTCTCCACATCTGGATTTCCATCCCATTCTGCTTTATGTACATCATGACCTTGCTGGGCAATAGCACAATCCTTCTCACTGTAAGGCTGGAGGAAAGCCTCCATGAGCCTATGTACTATTTCATGTCCATGTTGGCTGCCATCGACCTCGTCTTCTCGACTGCTGTGGTGCCCAAAATGCTATGTGTATTCTGGCTGGATGCAAGAGAAATTGCTTTTGAGGGCTGCTTCATCCAGATGTTTTTCATCCACACATTCACAGCGGTGGAGTCGGGGGTGCTCCTGGCCATGTCCTTTGATCGGTACATAGCCATCTGCAATCCCCTAAGATACACCACCATCCTGACGAGTTCAAGGACCATGCAGGTAGGACTGCTGTCTCTGGCCAGGGGGGTTGCTGTCATGATCCCTTTGATGTGCCTGCTCACCAGCTTACCCTACTGCAAAACCAGAGTCATCCCTCACTCCTACTGTGAGCACATGGCCATGGTGGAGCTGGCCTGTGCCGACCCATCTGTCAGCAATCTCTACAGCATCATCGTGGCAACACTCTTGGTGGGGTCAGACTCCATCTTCATCACCTTCTCCTATGGTATGATCCTTAGGTCTGTGTTAAGGCTGCCGTCCAGGGAGGCACGCCTCAAGGCCTTCAGCACCTGCGGGTCCCATGTTTTCATCATCCTACTGTTTTACATAGGCGGTCTCCTCTCCATGTACCTGCAGATGTTTTCTCTCGGCTTGGCTCCTCACACCCAAGTCCTGGTGGCTGATTTCTATTTGACAGTCCCTCCCATGCTCAACCCACTTATTTACGGCATGAAGACAAAGCAGATCCAGGAACGGATCATTAAACTCCTAGAGCAGCTGGCAGGACTCCGTATCTCACCTGCTGATAATGACAGGGCAGATACTGAGAAAGGGAAGTTCTCCTAG
- the LOC104141528 gene encoding olfactory receptor 52I2-like, producing MASDPFRCPNSSSSSFTLMGVPGLEAFHIWLGILFCSGYIIALVGNGVVLLVIGLDDSLRNPMHCFLGMLAVIDLVMVTSTVPKMLSVFWLNSTETGYLACFVQMFLVHSTTSEESGVLLAMAFDRYVAICHPLKYKAVLNCRTMAQIGLVIVGRALLFMAPLMGMVTNLSYCHSCVVPHSYCEHMAVAKLACADPRPSSLYSVAGSSLIVGTDMAFIAVSYGMILKAVLGKKSHWKAFRTCGCHICVMLLYYIPGVVSIYAQAFGSSLSVWAQVLLADLYLILPTMLNPVVYSMRTKQIRQAVLKMLFSRKVHA from the coding sequence ATGGCTTCAGATCCCTTCCGTTGCCCCAACAGCAGCTCTTCCTCTTTCACCCTTATGGGTGTCCCTGGCCTGGAAGCTTTCCACATCTGGCTGGGCATCCTTTTCTGCTCAGGGTATATCATTGCCTTGGTAGGAAATGGTGTGGTTTTGCTGGTCATTGGGCTGGATGACTCCCTGCGTAACCCAATGCATTGCTTCCTGGGCATGCTAGCAGTTATTGATTTAGTGATGGTGACATCCACTGTCCCAAAGATGCTGAGCGTATTCTGGCTGAACTCTACTGAGACTGGTTACCTGGCCTGTTTTGTTCAGATGTTCCTTGTTCACTCCACAACATCGGAGGAGTCAGGAGTGCTCCTGGCCATGGCCTTTGACCGCTACGTTGCAATCTGTCACCCTCTCAAGTACAAAGCTGTCTTGAATTGCCGGACAATGGCCCAGATAGGCCTGGTCATTGTggggagagctctgctcttcatggCTCCCTTGATGGGAATGGTGACAAATCTGTCTTATTGCCATTCCTGTGTGGTTCCCCATTCGTACTGCGAGCACATGGCTGTGGCAAAGCTGGCATGTGCAGACCCCAGGCCCAGCAGCCTTTACAGCGTGGCTGGATCCTCTCTTATAGTAGGGACAGACATGGCTTTCATTGCTGTGTCTTATGGAATGATCCTTAAAGCTGTCCTGGGGAAGAAATCACACTGGAAGGCTTTCCGCACCTGTGGGTGTCACATCTGTGTGATGCTGCTATATTACATCCCTGGAGTGGTCTCCATATATGCTCAGGCGTTTGGCAGCAGTCTATCTGTGTGGGCACAGGTTCTCCTGGCCGATCTCTACCTGATCCTCCCCACCATGCTGAACCCTGTCGTTTACAGCATGAGAACCAAGCAGATCCGTCAGGCAGTgctgaaaatgctgttttccaggAAGGTTCATGCCTGA